The window ATTGTTGAAAATATCCGGGAAAAGACAGGAAAAACACTGGCTGTGATCTGCAGGATTAATGGCTCGGATGATATATTGGGGGGCCAGACACCCCAGGATGCGGCCGCGGCGGCCGCTTATCTGGAAAAGGAGTGCGGTGTGGATGCCCTGCATGTTTCCAGGGCGGTTCATCTGCATGACGAATATATGTGGGCGCCCAGCGTGATCCACGAGGGTTTTAGTTCCAGCTGTGTGACAGAAATCAAACAGGCAGTCCAGATTCCGGTGATTACAGTTGGACGGTATACGGAACCACAATATGCGGAACTGATGGTAGAGGAGGGAAAAGCAGATCTGGTCGCATTCGGACGTCAGAGTATTGCAGACCCGGAGCTTCCCAAAAAGGCACAAAACGGGGAACTGGAGCTGCTGCAGCCGTGTATCGGATGCCTTCAGGGCTGCGTGCCAAATATGTTTAAAGGGGAAGCAATCACCTGCCTGGTCAATCCTCTTGTGGGCAGAGAGCTGGAACTTCTTTTGGCGGAACACAAAAAACAGGTGATGGTGATCGGCGGAGGACCAGGCGGCCTGTATGCGGCATATATCTGTGCACTTAGGGGACATGATGTGACCCTGTATGAAGAAAAGGAACTGTTAGGCGGAAATATGCGTCTGGCGGCCTATCCACCGGGAAAAGGGTGCATCAATTCCATGATCTGCAGTTATATCAATAACTGCAGGGCCAAGGGTGTAAAAATAAAAGTGAATACAACAGTGACGCCAGATCTTGTCAGAGAAGAGAATCCAGATGCTGTGATCCTGGCTTCCGGATCCATTCCCCTTGTGCTTCCGATTCCGGGAATTGAAAAAGCAATCCATGCAGCAGATGTACTGGACGGAAATGTGAAACCCGGAAAACGTGTGCTGGTTGTAGGCGGGGGAATGGTAGGATGTGAAGTGGCGGATTTCCTGGGAGAACTGGGGCATCAGGTATCCATAATAGAACTGCGCAGGGAACTGGGGGCGGATGTAATCCCGGAACATAGAAAATTTCTGATGAAAGCGCTGCGGGAATATCAGGTGGAAGAAATTACGGGTGCAAAAGTGACCGGATTTTTTGAAGACGGCGTATCTTATCTTCTGGAAGATGGAACCGAAGGCCGTGTGAACCAGATGGACAGCGTGGTGCTTGCCATGGGGTACCGGAATCTGGATACAATGAGCCAGGAAATTAAGGAATTTACCAAAGAGGTGTATGTGATAGGAGATGCCGTACGCGCACGCAGGGCGCTGGATGCAACAAAAGAAGCCCTGGATACGGCTATGAAGATCTAAAGGGCAGACGAAAGGAGAAAGGATATGGATATAAATGGAAAAACAGAGCTTTTTTGCCTCATAGGATCACCGGTAGGGCATTCCGGTTCACCGGCGATGTATAATTATAGTTTTCACAGAACGAATATGAATTGTGCTTATTTGGCATTTGATGTGGAGCTTGCGAAGACAAAAGAGGTAGTCGACAGCCTGAAGGCACTTGGATGCAGAGGGTTTAATGTGACTATGCCGTGTAAAACAAGGGTAGCAGAGCTTGCAGATGAGTTATCAGATGCAGCCGCCCTGATTGGAGCATGCAACACAGTGGTGATAAAAGACGGACGGCTTTACGGCCATAATACGGATGGCATAGGATTTGTGAAAAATCTGAAAGAGCATGGCGTAGATGTAAAAGATAAGGTTATGGCTGTTATGGGGGCAGGCGGGGCGGCGACTGCTATCCAGGTGCAGTCTGCACTGGAAGGGGCCAAAAAAATATATATTTTCAACCGAAGGGATGAGTTTTATCCTAATGCTGAAAGTACTGCAAAAAAAATCAGTGAGAAGCTTCCAGAGGTGGATGTAGAAGTATATCCGTTAGAGGACAGCCGCGTTTTATACGAAAAAGTACAAAAAAGCCATATTCTGGTAAATGCTACAAAAGTAGGGATGAAACCCATGGAAGAAGAATCCCTGATTCAAGATCTTTCAGTATTTCGCCCGGATCTTGTGGTGGCAGATGCAGTTTACAATCCAAGGGAGACCAAGCTGCTTAGGGAAGCAATGGAAAAGGGTTGTAAGACTGTACTGGGAGGAATTGGAATGCTTCTTCGGCAGGGAGAAGCTGCATTTAACATTTTCACAGGTGAGGATATGCCTGCGCAGGAAGTCTATGAAAAATTTTTCCAATAAACAAAATAAATTATGAAGTAAAACGGATAGTGTATGTAAAACTTTGTTTGGACTGAATGGATAGCATAAAATAGAAAAAATACACAGGACTGTATGGGAACAGGTGATATTGTGAGAAACAAATATAAAAAGATTTTTGAGCCACTAACAATCAGGAGGATGACCATAAAGAATAGGATTATGATGACTCCGATGGGCACAAATTACGGGGAAGAAAGCGGAGAAATGAGTTTTCTGCATATCAATTATTATGAACAGAGGGCAAAAGGCGGCACTGGCCTGATTATAGTGGAGAATGCCAGCGTGGATTCACCGGAGGGATCCAACGGAACGACGCAGCTTAGAATTGACCATGATAACTTTATCCCGCGGTTATTTAAATTAACGGAAACAGTACATAAGCATGGGGTGTGCATTGGGATCCAGATCAATCATGCGGGTGCTTCCGCCCAGTCGGCGAGAACGAATATGCAGCCCGTTTCAGCCTCTGACATTCCGTCGAAAACAGGCGGTGACATTCCAAGGCCCCTGTCGGAAGAAGAGATCCTAAGAATTGTGAAAAAATATGGAGAGGCGGCAAAAAGAGCGCAGATTGCGGGATTTGACTGTGTGGAGATCCATGCTGGACATTCGTATCTTTTAAGCCAGTTCCTTTCTCCAGTTACGAACAAAAGGACAGACGCATATGGCGGAAGCGCCGAAAACAGGGCCAGGTTTGCAAAACTGGTGGTGGAAGAGGTGCGTTCTCAGGTGGGGCCTTTTTTTCCAATTTTTGTACGGATCAGCGCGGATGAGAAAGCAGAGGGAGGAAATACACTGGAAGACACACTGGAGTATCTGCAGTATTTTGAAAAAGAAGTGGATGTATTTGACGTATCCTGCGGACTGAACAGTTCAATCCAATATCAGATTGACGCCAATTATTTTCCGGACGGATGGCGTTCCTATATGGCAAAGGCTGTCAGGGACAAATACCATAAAATCTGCGTAACTACCGGAAATATCCGGGATCCCAAGGTGGCAGAAGCAATTCTGGAAAAGGAAGACGCGGATATTATCGGAATGGGACGGGGACTGATTGCAGATCCGGAATGGGTAAATAAGGTGGATTTTGGAGATGTATGCGACATCCGCAAATGTATTTCGTGTAATATCGGCTGTGCGGGAAACCGGATTGGCATCAACAGGCCTATCCGCTGTACGGTCAATCCGTCTGTCACCCAGGGAGATGGATATAAAAGAAGCAAAATCAGTAAACCGTGTAATGTGGTCGTGATCGGCGGAGGAACAGCGGGGCTGGAAGCGGCCTGCACATCGGCCGAGGTAGGCTGCACCACATTTTTAATTGAGAAAAAACCGTATCTTGGCGGACTTGCCACAGAAATATCCCGGATTCCGGATAAAAAGCGGCTTGCCGATTTTCCGGCGTATCTAATCCACCGTGCAGAGAAACTGAAGAATCTGTTTGTATTTACAAATATGGAGGCGGATGCTGGATTTGTACAGAATTTAAAACCGAACATTATCGTAAATGCCACAGGTTCCGAGCCGCTTTTGCCTCCGATTCCCGGTTTGCATGAAAATCTGGGAAAAGAGGGCGGCAGGGTGTATTCGATTCTGGATATGATTGAGAATATTCAGAATTATCCCTCAAATATGAAAGGAAAGAAAGTGGCTATAGTTGGCGGCGGAGCGGTGGGACTTGACGTGGCAGAATTTTTCGCCCCGAGAGGTGCAGAAGTGTCTATTGTGGAAATGCTTCCCGAAATTGGCAGCGGGATCGATCCGGTGTCAAAGACCGGAACCTTTGCGCTGCTTAAGAAATACGGGGTCCGTCAGATGCCGGAAACTGCCTTGAGAGAAGTGCGAGAGGATTCTTTTCTGGTAAACACGCCTGGAGGGGAAGAGGTTCTTCCCTTTGACTATGGATTTGTCTGTCTGGGGATGAAATCGAAATCTCCGGTGCTTCCGAAAATCCAGGAGATATTTTCTGATAAAAATGAGGTGGAAATACTCAGCATAGGCGACAGCATCAGGGCCAGAAGAATTATCGAGGGGACTGATGAGGGAAGAAATATTCTTTATACATTAGAAAAAAGAGGATATTTATAAACCACGAAAAATTGGGATTTTTGAGAAATACAAAATAGGCATATTTCAAAGTTTAATATAGGCATTAGACACCCGTGTGTCAGAGGTATAAAATAGCAAGTGTAAAGAAAGCACTTGCTATTTTCTATATAACAGTACATTTTTTATGGAAAGAGGTGAAGATATGACCATTGATGAAGCAAGCAGACAGTATAAGATTCCAATTGAAATTCTGAGAGAATATGAAAACTGGGGATTGTGCGGGGCAGTGAAAAATGTTATGGGTACATGGCAGTACGATGATTCTGATTTGGAAAAACTTAGCTTGATAATGACACTGCATGATATTGGGTTTGATACAGAAGAGATTGAAATTTATATGAGGCTGCTTTTGGAACATGAAAATTCTGGGACAGAGAGACTCAGAATGTTAGAGGAAAAAAGAAATAAGGCTTTGGATGAAATTCATTTCCGGGAGAAACAGTTAGACCGGATGGATTATTTGAGATACAAAATACGAAATCAGACAATTTGAAGGAGGGAAAATAATGCCACATGTGGATATTACCATGATCCCTGGGCGGGATGAAGGGGCGAAGCTTATAATTGCACAGAAAGTACAGAAATTTTTGGCAGAAGAGTTAAAAATAGAAGAAAAATATGTGTCTGTATCCGTTGAGGATGTACCGAAAGAAAAGTGGTCAGAGCATATGGACAAAATGCAGGATAAGGTTATGTTTGTGAAAGAATATTAGGAGGATTAAAGACATGAGTAGAAAGATAGACGCAGAACAGAACAATGAAAAATGGTTTCAGGGGAAATATTTTGAAGATTGTGTATCTGATCCCGAATTTCAGGAGATAGCAAGAAATTTTGTGTGTGGTGATGTACTGGAACAAAACTGCCTTTCAGATAAACAGAAATTATTGGTAATGCTGACCGCTTTGATTACCTGCCAGACGTATTCGTCTATCGCCGCATATACACTGGCTGCACTACAGTCAGGCGCAGCTTCGGAAGAAATCAAGGAAACTGTATATCAATGTGCCCCCTATATTGGAATGGAAAAGGTCCGGTGTGCGCTGGTGGAAGTGAACCGTGCATTTCGCCAGGCAGGTGTATCTGATATGACAGAAAAACAGGGGACGGTTACAGAGGAGAGCAGGTTGGAAAAAGGACTTGCCGTGCAGCAGAAAATTTTCGGGGAAGAAAACATTAATGCTATGCGCAGCGCAGCGCCGGAGGAATTAAAGCATATTCAGGATTACCTGTCTGCATGGTGTTTTGGGGATTTTTATACTAGAGGAACATTAGACCTTAAAATGCGGGAACTAATTACCTTCTGTGCAATCTGCTGCCTGGGGGGATGTGAGCCTCAGGCAAAAGCACATGCCAAAGCAAATATTAGTGTGGGGAATACTCGGGAGATGCTCATTGCGGCTATGACGCAGTGCCTGCCATTGATCGGTTTTCCTCGGACATTGAATGCTATCTCCTGCATAGATGGGGTGACGAAACAATAAAAAATGGGAGGAAGGGAGGGACATGATTTGAGGAAATATATGGCTTTATGTCTGGTATGCTCTTTGCTCTTGACACTTGCTGCGTGCTCCGGCCGTTCTTCGTCTGAACAGCCGCAGGTAAAGATTTCTGACTCAGTGAAAACGTCACTGGAGGAGAATCTGGATGCTGCC of the Luxibacter massiliensis genome contains:
- a CDS encoding oxidoreductase, encoding MKFEAMFQPVKIGRVTIPNRFVMCPMGNNFAETDGRLSERSAAYYGARAKGGFGLITFEATVVYEQAKGGPRKPCLFSDETIGSFQAAIAACHQAGAKVSIQLQHAGPEGNSKVTGYPLKSASAIPASAKTEVPEAISTEEVYRLIEAYGDAALRAKKAGADAVEVHCAHGYLVSSFISERTNKRQDEFGGCFENRMRLPRLIVENIREKTGKTLAVICRINGSDDILGGQTPQDAAAAAAYLEKECGVDALHVSRAVHLHDEYMWAPSVIHEGFSSSCVTEIKQAVQIPVITVGRYTEPQYAELMVEEGKADLVAFGRQSIADPELPKKAQNGELELLQPCIGCLQGCVPNMFKGEAITCLVNPLVGRELELLLAEHKKQVMVIGGGPGGLYAAYICALRGHDVTLYEEKELLGGNMRLAAYPPGKGCINSMICSYINNCRAKGVKIKVNTTVTPDLVREENPDAVILASGSIPLVLPIPGIEKAIHAADVLDGNVKPGKRVLVVGGGMVGCEVADFLGELGHQVSIIELRRELGADVIPEHRKFLMKALREYQVEEITGAKVTGFFEDGVSYLLEDGTEGRVNQMDSVVLAMGYRNLDTMSQEIKEFTKEVYVIGDAVRARRALDATKEALDTAMKI
- the aroE gene encoding shikimate dehydrogenase: MDINGKTELFCLIGSPVGHSGSPAMYNYSFHRTNMNCAYLAFDVELAKTKEVVDSLKALGCRGFNVTMPCKTRVAELADELSDAAALIGACNTVVIKDGRLYGHNTDGIGFVKNLKEHGVDVKDKVMAVMGAGGAATAIQVQSALEGAKKIYIFNRRDEFYPNAESTAKKISEKLPEVDVEVYPLEDSRVLYEKVQKSHILVNATKVGMKPMEEESLIQDLSVFRPDLVVADAVYNPRETKLLREAMEKGCKTVLGGIGMLLRQGEAAFNIFTGEDMPAQEVYEKFFQ
- a CDS encoding oxidoreductase, whose amino-acid sequence is MRNKYKKIFEPLTIRRMTIKNRIMMTPMGTNYGEESGEMSFLHINYYEQRAKGGTGLIIVENASVDSPEGSNGTTQLRIDHDNFIPRLFKLTETVHKHGVCIGIQINHAGASAQSARTNMQPVSASDIPSKTGGDIPRPLSEEEILRIVKKYGEAAKRAQIAGFDCVEIHAGHSYLLSQFLSPVTNKRTDAYGGSAENRARFAKLVVEEVRSQVGPFFPIFVRISADEKAEGGNTLEDTLEYLQYFEKEVDVFDVSCGLNSSIQYQIDANYFPDGWRSYMAKAVRDKYHKICVTTGNIRDPKVAEAILEKEDADIIGMGRGLIADPEWVNKVDFGDVCDIRKCISCNIGCAGNRIGINRPIRCTVNPSVTQGDGYKRSKISKPCNVVVIGGGTAGLEAACTSAEVGCTTFLIEKKPYLGGLATEISRIPDKKRLADFPAYLIHRAEKLKNLFVFTNMEADAGFVQNLKPNIIVNATGSEPLLPPIPGLHENLGKEGGRVYSILDMIENIQNYPSNMKGKKVAIVGGGAVGLDVAEFFAPRGAEVSIVEMLPEIGSGIDPVSKTGTFALLKKYGVRQMPETALREVREDSFLVNTPGGEEVLPFDYGFVCLGMKSKSPVLPKIQEIFSDKNEVEILSIGDSIRARRIIEGTDEGRNILYTLEKRGYL
- a CDS encoding MerR family transcriptional regulator — encoded protein: MTIDEASRQYKIPIEILREYENWGLCGAVKNVMGTWQYDDSDLEKLSLIMTLHDIGFDTEEIEIYMRLLLEHENSGTERLRMLEEKRNKALDEIHFREKQLDRMDYLRYKIRNQTI
- a CDS encoding tautomerase family protein codes for the protein MPHVDITMIPGRDEGAKLIIAQKVQKFLAEELKIEEKYVSVSVEDVPKEKWSEHMDKMQDKVMFVKEY
- a CDS encoding carboxymuconolactone decarboxylase family protein, with amino-acid sequence MSRKIDAEQNNEKWFQGKYFEDCVSDPEFQEIARNFVCGDVLEQNCLSDKQKLLVMLTALITCQTYSSIAAYTLAALQSGAASEEIKETVYQCAPYIGMEKVRCALVEVNRAFRQAGVSDMTEKQGTVTEESRLEKGLAVQQKIFGEENINAMRSAAPEELKHIQDYLSAWCFGDFYTRGTLDLKMRELITFCAICCLGGCEPQAKAHAKANISVGNTREMLIAAMTQCLPLIGFPRTLNAISCIDGVTKQ